A region of Deltaproteobacteria bacterium DNA encodes the following proteins:
- a CDS encoding amidohydrolase → MKRSFPVVDADGHILEKDHDLRPFLPPQFRTVPGKREYPLFSWDGWARGALSPGKREHPSVDLWLRFLDATEIALTVLYPNEGLNIGLQRDRDWAVALAQAYNSWLHHDFLSVNPRFKGVALLAPQEPKEAAKELERAVGELGMVAGMLPGVMSPMRGLGLPEFDPIYAMAEKLEVPLAVHSGPAVELGLEHVRSFAGVYPLSHPFAQMQQLTSMMIYGVFERFPKLRVSYLESGCGWVPYMADRLDESWEHRRSRWPHPTKQSPSAIMSRGNLYYACEREEKTLANVAELIGGGQLLWASDFPHERPWDEFSGDIDTLVNRADLPKNLPRQILFENPCRFYNLGEVSNKG, encoded by the coding sequence ATGAAGCGATCGTTCCCAGTCGTCGATGCCGACGGTCACATTCTCGAAAAGGACCACGACTTGCGGCCATTTTTGCCGCCGCAGTTTCGCACCGTGCCGGGCAAGCGCGAGTATCCGCTATTTTCCTGGGACGGCTGGGCGCGCGGCGCTCTGTCGCCGGGGAAACGCGAGCATCCGAGCGTTGATTTGTGGCTGCGCTTCCTCGACGCGACGGAAATCGCGCTGACCGTGCTCTATCCAAACGAAGGCTTGAACATTGGCTTGCAGCGCGATCGCGATTGGGCGGTGGCGCTGGCGCAGGCTTACAATAGTTGGCTGCATCATGATTTTTTGAGCGTCAATCCGCGTTTCAAAGGTGTGGCCTTGTTGGCGCCGCAGGAACCGAAGGAGGCCGCCAAAGAGTTAGAGCGCGCCGTGGGTGAGCTGGGCATGGTGGCCGGCATGCTGCCCGGCGTGATGAGCCCGATGCGTGGTTTGGGTTTGCCGGAGTTCGATCCGATTTATGCGATGGCAGAAAAGTTGGAAGTGCCGCTGGCCGTGCATAGCGGCCCGGCGGTGGAACTGGGTCTGGAGCATGTGCGATCCTTTGCCGGTGTGTATCCGCTGAGCCATCCGTTTGCGCAGATGCAGCAGTTGACCAGCATGATGATCTACGGCGTCTTCGAGCGTTTTCCCAAACTGCGTGTGTCCTATCTTGAGTCGGGCTGCGGTTGGGTGCCCTACATGGCGGACCGTTTGGACGAGAGTTGGGAACATCGGCGCAGCCGCTGGCCCCATCCGACCAAACAGTCGCCGAGCGCAATCATGAGCCGCGGCAATCTCTATTACGCCTGTGAGCGCGAAGAGAAGACGCTGGCGAATGTCGCCGAATTGATCGGCGGCGGTCAGTTGTTGTGGGCGTCGGATTTTCCCCACGAGCGGCCCTGGGACGAATTCAGCGGCGATATCGATACGCTGGTGAATCGGGCCGATCTACCGAAGAATTTGCCGCGGCAGATTCTCTTCGAGAATCCGTGTCGGTTTTACAACTTAGGAGAAGTGAGTAATAAGGGGTAA
- a CDS encoding NAD(P)-dependent oxidoreductase yields MAFQKIGIMSIGEMGFHWAKLLKSHGIDVLTYDKDRGEVSRQRGANAGVKSVESMAALVEQTELIVSIVVPSAAVNVATKVAEAAKAAGRKDLLFCDANAISPMSADEIAQVLKPAGVNFVDGCIIGSAAKMGKGTIVYVSGPQASRLQELEKFNIPIKTLGDGVNQASAFKVIYAGLTKGLQGLFCELLMGARQFGLLDEIRAQYDESFPGLLDKVAPSVIGLKIHAGRRAEEMDELKRTYNAQGLESFMAPAAQQVLQAIASLKAGEASASGARQGDLADTLELFFSKGLLRR; encoded by the coding sequence ATGGCCTTTCAGAAAATCGGCATCATGAGCATCGGTGAGATGGGCTTTCACTGGGCCAAGCTGCTCAAGAGCCATGGCATCGACGTTCTGACCTACGACAAAGACCGCGGCGAGGTGAGCCGCCAGCGCGGTGCCAATGCCGGTGTGAAGTCGGTCGAGTCTATGGCTGCTTTGGTCGAGCAGACGGAGCTGATCGTCTCCATCGTCGTGCCTTCGGCAGCGGTCAACGTCGCGACCAAAGTCGCCGAAGCGGCGAAGGCGGCAGGAAGAAAAGACTTGCTGTTTTGTGATGCCAACGCGATCTCGCCGATGAGCGCCGATGAGATCGCTCAGGTGCTCAAGCCGGCGGGCGTCAACTTCGTCGATGGCTGTATCATTGGCTCGGCGGCCAAAATGGGCAAGGGGACAATTGTTTACGTGTCTGGACCGCAGGCGTCGCGCCTGCAAGAGCTCGAAAAGTTCAACATCCCGATCAAGACCCTGGGTGACGGTGTCAATCAGGCGTCGGCGTTCAAAGTGATTTACGCCGGGTTGACCAAAGGGTTGCAGGGGCTGTTTTGCGAGCTGCTGATGGGGGCGCGCCAGTTCGGTTTGCTCGACGAGATTCGCGCTCAGTACGACGAGAGTTTTCCCGGGTTGTTAGACAAAGTCGCGCCCAGCGTCATCGGCCTCAAGATCCACGCCGGCAGACGCGCGGAGGAAATGGACGAATTGAAGCGCACCTACAACGCCCAGGGGCTGGAGTCGTTTATGGCGCCGGCGGCGCAGCAGGTCTTACAAGCGATTGCTTCTTTAAAAGCCGGCGAAGCTTCGGCCAGCGGCGCGCGCCAGGGCGACCTGGCGGACACCTTGGAACTGTTTTTCAGCAAAGGACTTTTGCGACGTTAG
- a CDS encoding NAD(P)-dependent oxidoreductase, translating into MRVMITGAGLIGTHTAKELTDRGDQVTFFDFAPRPDYIRHVVGKDVPVVRGDIRDLAALVDGMQQVKPECVIHLAASVGEANINNVYAGFQINLVAAINVAEAVRLTGVRKLVHASTQAVYSGENPNELLREDSPIDCRERVYNASKIGCEHVLRTYSAKHNIELALLRFAGVYGYYSVAGGPGVAVQQAVWDAMAGKPVTLNVYETVDFIYAKDLANGIALAVHTSPLPHNVYNLGSGQLTTVDDVEAALKAIFPAIKMSRGKLTPARPRMDITRAQSALGFNPEYKLEAGLRDYIAELNRQ; encoded by the coding sequence ATGCGCGTTATGATTACCGGTGCCGGCTTGATCGGCACGCACACCGCCAAAGAACTAACCGACCGTGGCGATCAGGTGACGTTTTTCGATTTTGCGCCGCGGCCCGATTACATTCGCCACGTGGTGGGCAAAGACGTGCCGGTTGTGCGCGGCGATATTCGCGATCTCGCCGCGCTGGTCGACGGCATGCAGCAGGTTAAGCCGGAGTGCGTGATTCATCTCGCTGCTTCGGTTGGCGAGGCGAATATCAACAACGTCTACGCCGGCTTCCAGATAAATTTGGTGGCGGCGATCAACGTGGCGGAAGCGGTGCGCTTGACCGGTGTGCGCAAGCTCGTCCATGCCAGCACCCAGGCGGTCTACTCGGGTGAGAACCCTAATGAGCTTTTGCGCGAGGACTCGCCCATCGATTGCCGCGAGCGGGTCTATAACGCGTCGAAGATCGGCTGCGAACATGTGCTGCGGACCTATTCCGCCAAGCATAACATCGAGTTGGCGCTGCTGCGCTTCGCCGGCGTCTACGGCTATTATTCCGTTGCCGGTGGTCCTGGCGTGGCGGTGCAGCAGGCAGTGTGGGATGCCATGGCGGGTAAGCCGGTGACGCTCAATGTCTACGAGACCGTCGACTTTATTTACGCTAAGGACTTAGCCAATGGCATCGCATTGGCGGTCCACACCTCGCCGCTGCCGCACAATGTCTACAATCTCGGCAGCGGTCAATTGACGACCGTCGACGACGTCGAGGCGGCGCTGAAAGCGATTTTCCCAGCCATAAAGATGAGCCGCGGCAAGCTGACGCCGGCGCGGCCGCGCATGGACATCACCCGCGCGCAGAGCGCGTTAGGGTTCAACCCTGAGTACAAACTGGAAGCTGGCTTGCGCGATTACATTGCTGAGTTGAACCGGCAGTAA
- the ftsE gene encoding cell division ATP-binding protein FtsE produces the protein MIQLFHVSKTYPPRSQALIDINLTIEQGEFVFLTGPSGAGKTTLMKLLFREEEPSDGQILVDGKNINRFNRHGIARLRRNIGLVFQEFKLLPRLSVIDNVSLAAEAIGKPRRDSQTKAYQLLRDLGLREKYEAKPMTLSGGEQQRVAIARALINDPALVLADEPTGNLDAERAEETMKMFLKIRERGTTIFVASHDIGLIRRFGTRIISLRSGVLVDDLQRVEPIEPIEKKAGVARA, from the coding sequence ATGATCCAACTCTTCCACGTTTCAAAGACATACCCGCCGAGATCCCAGGCCCTGATCGATATTAACCTGACGATCGAGCAGGGGGAGTTCGTGTTTTTAACGGGTCCGAGTGGTGCCGGAAAAACCACGTTGATGAAGCTGCTCTTTCGCGAAGAGGAACCCAGCGACGGGCAGATTTTGGTGGACGGCAAAAATATTAACCGCTTCAATCGTCACGGCATCGCGCGCCTGCGCCGCAACATCGGGCTGGTGTTTCAGGAATTTAAGCTGCTGCCGCGTTTGAGCGTGATCGACAACGTTTCGTTGGCGGCCGAGGCGATAGGCAAGCCGCGACGCGATAGCCAGACCAAAGCCTACCAGCTGCTGCGCGACTTAGGGTTGCGCGAAAAATATGAAGCCAAGCCCATGACGCTCTCAGGCGGTGAGCAGCAGCGCGTGGCCATCGCCCGGGCGCTGATCAACGACCCGGCGTTGGTGCTCGCCGACGAACCCACCGGCAACCTCGATGCTGAGCGCGCCGAAGAAACGATGAAGATGTTTCTAAAAATTCGCGAGCGCGGCACGACCATATTCGTTGCCAGCCACGACATCGGTTTGATTCGCCGTTTTGGCACGCGGATCATTTCCTTGCGCAGCGGCGTGTTGGTGGACGACCTACAGCGCGTCGAACCCATCGAGCCGATCGAAAAAAAGGCTGGGGTGGCCAGGGCATGA
- a CDS encoding ABC transporter permease, producing MTRAQIGFIARRVRMSLSELLWTHVLTAGTMAMTLFVFGAFMLLQGNLETLLKGWGEQIQINAYVEKGAGNAATLELYKRLQNMPEVQKVRLISHEQAWKDFHAALGAQAGILEGLPADVLPASFEISVRPEYRDAVKVAQLAGQIKKEKGIATVEYPQEWVDRLQLIVTAVQWTKWILGGVLFGAALFIVGSTVKLALLARKDEVEIMQLVGAAEEMIQAPFVLEGMIQGVIGAILGLGLLWFLFSFLRDGMPKSMGLLGSLDAVQFLDINGIALILAIGWTLGWLGSLISVRRFLHTWHSN from the coding sequence ATGACGCGCGCGCAGATAGGCTTTATCGCTCGGCGGGTGCGCATGAGCCTGAGCGAATTGCTTTGGACCCATGTGTTGACCGCTGGGACCATGGCGATGACGCTTTTTGTCTTCGGCGCCTTCATGTTGTTGCAGGGCAATTTAGAAACTTTGCTCAAGGGTTGGGGGGAGCAGATTCAGATCAATGCCTACGTAGAGAAAGGTGCCGGCAACGCGGCGACGCTGGAACTTTACAAACGACTGCAGAACATGCCCGAAGTGCAGAAAGTCAGGCTGATTTCCCACGAACAAGCCTGGAAAGACTTTCACGCCGCGCTGGGGGCTCAGGCCGGCATCTTGGAAGGGTTGCCGGCGGATGTGTTGCCGGCCTCATTTGAAATCAGTGTGCGGCCGGAATATCGCGACGCCGTAAAAGTTGCGCAGTTGGCGGGCCAGATCAAAAAAGAAAAGGGCATCGCCACCGTGGAGTATCCGCAGGAGTGGGTCGATCGCTTGCAGTTGATCGTTACCGCGGTGCAATGGACCAAGTGGATTTTGGGCGGCGTTTTGTTTGGCGCGGCGCTTTTTATTGTCGGCAGCACCGTCAAGCTGGCGCTGTTGGCGCGCAAAGACGAAGTCGAGATCATGCAGCTGGTCGGTGCCGCCGAAGAGATGATCCAGGCGCCGTTTGTTCTTGAAGGCATGATACAGGGCGTGATCGGCGCAATTTTGGGCCTCGGTCTGCTGTGGTTTCTGTTCTCCTTTTTGCGCGACGGCATGCCTAAGTCGATGGGCCTTTTAGGCTCCCTCGACGCGGTGCAGTTTCTCGACATCAACGGCATCGCGCTGATTCTCGCCATTGGCTGGACTTTGGGTTGGCTCGGCAGTTTGATCTCCGTGAGAAGGTTTCTGCACACATGGCACAGCAACTAA
- a CDS encoding thiamine pyrophosphate-binding protein — protein sequence MSRVEKKQPEFGSDIVVDLMKAHDIEYTAFNPGATFRGIHDSIVNYGGNYKPEVIFCHHEEISVAIAHGYAKAKNKPMIAIVHNMVGLQHASMAIFNAYIDRVPMMVLGGTGPMNTKRRRPRIDWIHTALVQGNQVRDYTKWDDQPYSIDDVPDSFTRGYRIATTDPTAPVYINYDADIQEDAVKAMVDMPDVSRYSKPAPAQANPEALRRCAQDMVNAKCPLIVVDMLGRNPKAVPMLIELAELLAIPVVDKGARFNFPSTHPLDVTDGSRDIMSKADFILALDVADLFGSLTTVSKQTRNTEYITGAGVKIASISMNDMLVHSWANDFQALQAIDNPMCADTAVAIPELTRICRDLLSKDGSKKAGIEARQKELAEKHKNRRAKWLSDAQATSSKKEISTAWLALEVGEAIKKENWVCVNGTSNGWTRRLWDFSQANQSLGGSGGAGLGYGPGAAIGAALALKGSGKLAVAIQSDGDMLMTSSALWTAAKHRIPLLMVMHNNQSYYNSEEHGIEVAKFRKRPVENAPIGTHVDDPAVDFAVMAKSFGWSSEGPVRNPADLRPAVERGIKYVKEKQMPYLIDVIAEPR from the coding sequence ATGTCCAGAGTAGAAAAAAAGCAACCGGAGTTTGGCTCCGACATCGTCGTCGATTTGATGAAGGCGCACGACATCGAATACACCGCATTCAATCCCGGTGCGACGTTCCGCGGCATTCACGACTCCATCGTCAACTACGGCGGCAACTACAAACCCGAAGTGATCTTCTGCCACCACGAAGAAATTTCGGTGGCCATCGCCCATGGCTACGCCAAGGCGAAAAACAAACCGATGATCGCGATCGTCCACAACATGGTCGGTTTGCAGCACGCCAGCATGGCGATCTTCAACGCCTACATCGACCGAGTACCGATGATGGTGCTCGGCGGCACCGGACCGATGAACACCAAACGGCGCCGGCCGCGCATTGACTGGATTCACACTGCGCTGGTGCAAGGCAACCAGGTGCGCGATTACACCAAGTGGGACGATCAACCCTATTCGATTGATGACGTGCCGGATTCGTTCACTCGCGGCTACCGCATCGCCACCACCGACCCAACCGCGCCGGTCTACATCAACTATGATGCCGATATTCAGGAAGACGCCGTGAAGGCGATGGTCGACATGCCGGATGTGAGCCGCTATTCGAAGCCGGCACCGGCCCAAGCCAACCCGGAAGCGCTGCGCCGCTGCGCCCAAGACATGGTCAACGCCAAGTGCCCGCTGATCGTCGTCGATATGCTCGGGCGCAATCCTAAAGCGGTGCCAATGCTGATCGAGCTGGCCGAGCTGTTGGCGATTCCGGTGGTCGACAAGGGCGCGCGCTTCAACTTCCCGTCGACTCATCCGCTGGATGTGACGGATGGCTCGCGCGACATCATGTCGAAAGCGGATTTCATTTTGGCGTTGGACGTCGCCGACCTGTTCGGCTCACTGACCACCGTCAGCAAGCAGACCCGCAATACCGAATACATCACCGGCGCCGGGGTCAAAATCGCCAGCATTTCGATGAACGACATGCTGGTGCATTCCTGGGCCAACGATTTCCAGGCGCTGCAAGCGATCGATAACCCGATGTGTGCCGACACCGCGGTGGCGATCCCGGAACTGACACGCATTTGCCGCGACCTGCTCAGCAAAGACGGCTCGAAGAAAGCCGGCATCGAAGCGCGGCAAAAAGAGTTGGCGGAGAAACACAAGAATCGCCGCGCCAAGTGGCTGAGTGACGCGCAGGCGACCAGCTCGAAAAAAGAAATCTCCACCGCCTGGCTCGCGTTGGAAGTCGGTGAGGCGATCAAAAAAGAAAACTGGGTGTGCGTCAACGGCACTTCCAACGGCTGGACGCGTCGTTTGTGGGATTTCAGCCAGGCCAATCAATCGCTTGGCGGCAGCGGCGGCGCCGGTCTGGGTTATGGCCCGGGTGCGGCGATCGGCGCGGCGTTGGCCTTGAAGGGCAGCGGCAAGCTCGCCGTCGCGATTCAGTCCGATGGCGATATGCTGATGACATCGAGTGCATTGTGGACGGCGGCCAAGCACCGCATCCCGCTCTTGATGGTCATGCACAACAACCAGTCTTACTATAATTCCGAGGAGCACGGCATCGAAGTCGCCAAGTTCCGCAAGCGGCCGGTAGAAAACGCGCCCATCGGCACCCATGTCGACGACCCGGCGGTGGATTTCGCGGTGATGGCGAAGTCCTTTGGTTGGAGCAGCGAGGGCCCGGTGCGCAACCCGGCCGATCTGCGCCCCGCCGTCGAGCGCGGCATCAAGTACGTCAAAGAAAAACAGATGCCGTACTTGATCGATGTGATTGCCGAGCCGAGATAG
- a CDS encoding radical SAM protein: MSDALTSPEEARMVSHARIERFHVVLIKPSKYDDDGYVIRFWKGVLPSNTLNVLHGLTDDIKQRRVFGELPIEVTTFDETAEKIPLKKIIRWGKEPGTKLLVCMVGVQTNQFPRAFDMAKIFRANDIPVIIGGFHTSGTINMLGEQEPDIQELVQENICVVSGEVEGKWEGILADFLHNRLKPIYSFAQDLQSLVDIGDAPLPKVSSKTMTHFAHPAFGTADTSRGCPFACSFCTIINVQGRKMRERSPESIAAMIRRNYAHGVNFYFFTDDNFARKKLWRETFEEIGKLREEGLNVSFMMQVDLAHKPKDFVPLAAKAGCTQVFIGMESVNPENLKAEGKKQNNVEEYRSIIKEWHDHGVVVHTGYIIGLPWDSKEQVPRDIKFLMEEVGPDQASFFMMTPLPGSHDHKEMRKRGEWMDPDFNKRDSFHATIKHPRMSAEEWTEAYENAWNAFYSKENMIRVLSRWSDNPRNYWNLMSIFFWYKNAALLEKQHPMVAGFFRLKDRKNRRPGYAVDSIPVHAWKRTKEIGQLAVAWAKFLKEMEEVWLQTRKKNETEERWLGQVQRVQSEIWQALRIGELQRLYGSAKGHLSEAARTILDPLEELSSKILFTRRDLDQFLKQWEKLGNGIQKLRQRESDTARRLLDEMHNLQANIHLSDRIHGWQESYRELRDLIPFKPPLGLLKFDALTNQIVFSRQDLERCWSRTLSNLRNLKLWEIRPWQITRAMIKDFSLTTSFAFTLREATKD, translated from the coding sequence ATGTCGGACGCACTTACAAGCCCTGAGGAGGCCCGAATGGTAAGCCATGCGCGAATCGAGAGATTCCATGTGGTGCTGATCAAGCCTTCCAAGTATGACGACGACGGCTACGTCATCCGTTTCTGGAAAGGCGTGCTGCCGAGCAACACGTTGAACGTTTTGCACGGCCTCACCGACGACATCAAACAACGGCGGGTTTTCGGCGAGTTGCCCATCGAAGTGACCACCTTCGATGAAACCGCGGAGAAAATTCCGCTAAAGAAAATCATTCGTTGGGGCAAAGAGCCGGGCACCAAGCTGCTGGTTTGTATGGTTGGCGTGCAAACCAACCAGTTTCCGCGCGCCTTCGATATGGCCAAGATTTTTCGCGCCAACGACATTCCGGTGATCATCGGCGGCTTTCATACCAGCGGCACCATTAACATGCTGGGCGAGCAAGAGCCCGATATACAAGAGCTAGTGCAGGAAAACATCTGCGTCGTCTCCGGCGAAGTCGAAGGCAAATGGGAAGGCATCCTCGCCGACTTCCTGCATAACCGGCTAAAACCGATCTACAGTTTTGCCCAAGATCTGCAAAGCCTGGTCGACATCGGCGATGCGCCGCTGCCCAAAGTCAGCTCGAAAACCATGACTCATTTCGCCCATCCGGCCTTCGGCACCGCCGACACTTCGCGCGGCTGCCCATTCGCTTGCAGCTTCTGCACGATCATCAACGTGCAGGGGCGCAAGATGCGCGAGCGCAGCCCGGAGAGCATTGCCGCCATGATCCGGCGCAACTACGCGCATGGCGTGAACTTTTATTTCTTCACCGACGACAATTTCGCGCGCAAGAAACTCTGGCGCGAGACTTTCGAAGAGATCGGCAAGCTGCGCGAAGAGGGGTTGAACGTTTCCTTCATGATGCAGGTTGATCTGGCGCACAAGCCCAAGGATTTTGTCCCCTTGGCCGCCAAGGCGGGCTGCACGCAGGTGTTTATCGGGATGGAAAGCGTCAACCCGGAAAACCTCAAAGCCGAGGGCAAAAAGCAAAACAACGTCGAAGAGTACCGCAGCATCATTAAAGAATGGCATGATCATGGTGTGGTGGTGCACACGGGCTACATCATCGGCTTGCCGTGGGACTCCAAAGAACAGGTACCGCGGGACATCAAGTTTTTGATGGAAGAAGTCGGCCCGGACCAGGCGTCGTTTTTCATGATGACTCCCTTGCCGGGCTCGCACGATCACAAGGAGATGCGTAAACGGGGCGAATGGATGGACCCCGATTTCAACAAGCGCGACTCGTTTCACGCCACCATCAAGCACCCGCGCATGAGCGCCGAGGAGTGGACCGAAGCCTACGAAAACGCTTGGAACGCCTTCTACAGTAAAGAAAACATGATTCGCGTGCTCTCGCGCTGGAGCGACAACCCGCGCAACTACTGGAATCTGATGTCGATCTTTTTCTGGTACAAGAACGCCGCGCTGTTGGAAAAACAGCACCCCATGGTCGCCGGCTTTTTCCGTCTGAAAGATCGTAAGAACCGCCGGCCTGGCTACGCCGTCGATTCGATCCCTGTACACGCGTGGAAACGGACCAAGGAAATCGGCCAGCTCGCCGTCGCCTGGGCCAAGTTCTTGAAAGAAATGGAAGAAGTCTGGCTGCAAACCCGCAAAAAGAACGAGACCGAAGAACGCTGGCTTGGCCAAGTACAGCGGGTCCAAAGCGAGATATGGCAGGCCCTGCGCATCGGCGAGCTCCAGCGCTTATATGGTAGCGCCAAAGGACATTTGTCGGAGGCAGCGCGGACGATTCTCGACCCGCTCGAAGAGCTTTCCTCGAAGATACTGTTCACCCGGCGCGACCTCGACCAGTTTCTCAAACAATGGGAGAAGCTCGGCAACGGCATTCAGAAATTGCGCCAGCGTGAAAGCGACACGGCGCGCCGCCTGCTGGACGAGATGCACAACTTACAGGCCAACATCCATCTGAGCGATCGCATCCACGGCTGGCAGGAAAGCTATCGTGAGCTGCGCGATTTGATCCCCTTCAAGCCGCCGCTGGGTCTGCTCAAGTTCGACGCCCTGACCAACCAGATCGTCTTTTCGCGTCAAGATCTCGAACGCTGCTGGAGCCGCACGTTGAGCAACCTGCGCAACCTAAAGCTGTGGGAGATCCGCCCCTGGCAGATAACCCGCGCCATGATCAAAGATTTCTCCTTGACCACGTCGTTTGCGTTTACGCTGCGTGAGGCGACCAAAGATTAG
- a CDS encoding tetratricopeptide repeat protein, whose translation MSDPYLVFRQAVERPEEQIDLARAALTVALDDYPNLDISSYLARLDDLAVAVAARIGPDGDTARTIAALNIVLFKEQGFRANRDNYFDPKNSFLNEVLDRKTGIPITLSLVYMEVAQRVGLSFDGVGFPGHFLLKHVAANGAEIVLDAFNQGEIKSRDDLAKLLAAQYGNKVTLRPEFLETASKKQILKRMLNNLKAIYLREDAAKDLLKVLPVLERMVILDPASAEDVRDRGAVYLQLECFKQAREDLERYLVLAPDAADAGVVREKIIDLAKQVSRMH comes from the coding sequence GTGTCTGATCCCTATCTGGTTTTTCGTCAAGCGGTTGAACGGCCGGAAGAGCAGATCGATCTGGCCCGTGCGGCATTGACGGTTGCTTTAGACGACTATCCCAATCTCGACATAAGTTCCTACCTCGCCCGGCTCGATGACTTGGCGGTCGCGGTGGCGGCGCGCATTGGGCCGGATGGCGATACCGCGCGCACCATCGCGGCCCTCAATATTGTTTTGTTCAAGGAACAGGGTTTCCGCGCCAATCGCGACAACTACTTCGATCCGAAGAATAGTTTTCTCAATGAAGTGTTGGATCGCAAGACCGGTATCCCGATCACGCTTTCGCTGGTCTACATGGAGGTGGCTCAGCGCGTCGGGTTGTCTTTCGACGGCGTCGGTTTTCCCGGCCATTTTTTGCTGAAGCATGTCGCTGCCAATGGCGCTGAGATTGTCCTCGATGCGTTCAACCAAGGAGAGATCAAATCGCGCGATGACTTAGCAAAGCTCTTGGCAGCTCAGTATGGCAACAAGGTGACGCTGCGGCCCGAATTCCTCGAAACGGCGAGCAAGAAGCAAATCTTAAAACGCATGCTCAACAATTTGAAGGCGATCTATTTGCGCGAGGACGCGGCCAAAGATCTATTAAAGGTGCTGCCGGTGCTGGAGCGCATGGTGATCCTCGACCCGGCCTCGGCGGAGGATGTCCGCGACCGCGGCGCAGTTTATTTGCAGCTGGAATGTTTCAAGCAGGCGCGCGAGGACCTGGAGCGCTACTTAGTTTTGGCGCCGGACGCTGCCGATGCCGGAGTCGTGCGCGAAAAAATTATTGACCTTGCCAAGCAGGTGAGCCGGATGCATTGA
- a CDS encoding cytochrome D ubiquinol oxidase subunit II: protein MGFHGSTQSNFAAIEAQIEQWLRGTPESGNQDLIAEMIRTVLRLAADEPSRGDLKILNRTLKELRQAFKIFAPYENVRKVSIFGSTRVPERDPYYDMTMAVAGRLAEENFMIITGAGPGIMQAGHEGAGREKSFGVNIRLPAIQKANSFIDGDPKLMSFHFFFTRKLMFVKEADAVVIFPGGFGTHDELTESITLAQTGKSQLVPLILIDVPGGTYWQEWLAFLRSAVKSRGYITDEEMGFFKVFDDVEAAVAEIKNFYRNYHSYRFVKRELVIRLNSAPSPALIERINRDFRDIFKAGVARQTAPLPDEADEPATLHLHRLLVPFNQMDFARLRQMIDAINQAG from the coding sequence TTGGGATTCCATGGATCAACCCAAAGTAACTTTGCCGCCATCGAGGCACAGATCGAGCAGTGGCTGCGCGGTACGCCGGAGAGCGGCAACCAGGATCTAATCGCCGAGATGATTCGCACGGTGCTGCGGTTGGCTGCCGACGAGCCCAGCCGCGGCGACCTCAAAATCCTTAACCGTACGTTAAAAGAGCTGCGCCAAGCCTTTAAAATATTTGCCCCCTACGAGAACGTGCGCAAGGTGAGCATCTTCGGCTCGACGCGCGTGCCGGAGCGCGATCCTTACTACGATATGACCATGGCCGTCGCAGGCCGCTTGGCCGAAGAAAATTTCATGATCATCACCGGTGCCGGCCCCGGGATCATGCAAGCGGGCCACGAAGGGGCGGGGCGGGAGAAGAGTTTTGGCGTCAACATCCGTCTGCCGGCGATACAAAAGGCCAATAGCTTTATCGACGGCGACCCCAAGCTCATGAGCTTTCATTTTTTCTTCACGCGCAAGCTGATGTTTGTCAAAGAGGCCGATGCCGTAGTGATTTTTCCGGGTGGCTTCGGCACCCATGACGAGCTAACCGAATCGATTACTTTAGCGCAGACTGGCAAGAGCCAGCTGGTGCCGCTTATTTTAATTGACGTGCCGGGTGGCACCTATTGGCAGGAGTGGCTGGCGTTCCTGCGCAGCGCGGTCAAAAGCCGTGGCTACATCACCGACGAGGAAATGGGGTTTTTCAAAGTTTTTGACGATGTCGAAGCGGCGGTGGCCGAGATCAAGAATTTCTATCGCAACTACCATTCCTATCGTTTCGTCAAACGCGAACTGGTGATTCGCTTGAACAGCGCGCCATCCCCAGCCTTGATCGAGCGCATCAACCGCGACTTCCGCGACATCTTCAAGGCCGGTGTCGCCCGGCAAACCGCGCCGCTGCCGGATGAAGCGGACGAGCCGGCGACCTTGCATTTGCATCGCCTGCTGGTGCCGTTCAACCAAATGGATTTCGCGCGCTTGCGCCAGATGATCGACGCCATCAATCAAGCGGGCTAG